From Helicobacter sp. MIT 05-5293, one genomic window encodes:
- a CDS encoding DUF308 domain-containing protein: MKTLSSILWLIFSVLTIVVGALGLLIPLEVFASLVVFLPFLLLFGAIVNVAYYFSFKDKDPDGVRLLIIDAILSFLFAIIFFAIGVDITSLTLIAFVAFMSMFKGILGVGYAFELKKKEQSWVWVLIASILSIIASVIFIIYPAIGGFAIGFMFAFMVLFFGVVSLSAWFGFKQSFKES, from the coding sequence ATGAAAACATTATCTAGTATTTTATGGTTGATTTTTTCTGTGCTGACTATTGTTGTAGGTGCATTAGGATTACTGATACCGCTTGAAGTCTTTGCCTCATTGGTCGTATTTTTACCTTTTTTATTGCTTTTTGGAGCAATTGTCAATGTCGCCTACTATTTCTCTTTCAAAGACAAAGACCCCGATGGTGTGCGTTTGCTCATCATTGATGCGATTCTAAGCTTTTTATTTGCAATCATCTTCTTTGCCATAGGTGTTGATATTACAAGCTTAACGCTGATTGCATTTGTTGCGTTTATGAGTATGTTTAAGGGAATCTTAGGCGTTGGCTATGCGTTTGAACTCAAAAAGAAAGAGCAAAGCTGGGTGTGGGTGTTAATTGCTTCAATTTTAAGCATCATTGCTTCAGTGATTTTTATCATTTATCCTGCAATTGGAGGATTTGCTATCGGCTTTATGTTTGCCTTTATGGTGCTCTTCTTTGGTGTGGTCTCTCTATCTGCTTGGTTTGGTTTCAAACAATCCTTTAAAGAATCCTAA
- a CDS encoding NfeD family protein, with translation MSFWILLSIGVVLVVAEMFSGSFFLLFVGFGFVLTGILEWLIGFENLGMNPIFIQTALICLISILSLIFIKPSIKRLLQKSEEYKEDFLDEQGEGEIKQGMVYFKGTLWSFEGDRHYDEGQKVRVKGVKNNHLILE, from the coding sequence ATGTCATTTTGGATTCTTTTAAGCATAGGTGTTGTGCTAGTTGTCGCCGAGATGTTTTCGGGGTCATTCTTTTTATTGTTTGTGGGCTTTGGTTTTGTGCTTACAGGTATTTTAGAGTGGTTGATAGGATTTGAAAATCTCGGTATGAATCCAATTTTTATACAAACTGCATTGATTTGTCTTATCTCGATTTTATCTTTAATCTTTATTAAGCCTTCAATCAAGCGTTTGTTGCAGAAGTCTGAAGAATACAAAGAGGATTTTTTAGATGAGCAAGGCGAGGGTGAAATCAAGCAAGGAATGGTATATTTTAAAGGCACTTTATGGAGTTTTGAGGGTGATAGGCATTATGATGAAGGGCAAAAGGTGCGTGTTAAAGGGGTCAAAAATAATCATCTTATCCTCGAATAG
- a CDS encoding stomatin-like protein: MLTFSLVVLVLGVAVVFYGVRIISQTDVAIVERLGKFHRVLEGGFHIIIPVIDRISAKVTVREQIIDIKRQQVITKDNVNINIDGIVFLKVFDAKAAVYSVSDYKQAIANLATTTLRGEIGRISLDDSLSSRDQLNAALQVALGDAANNWGVKIMRVEISDISVPNDIEKAMNLQMKAEREKRAIELKAQAEKEALIRNAEALKQEKVLQAEAIERMADARKYEQIALAQGQSDAMQLIAMQMEKSALSAEFLLAKERILAFNEMAKNPSKDKVIVPYEVNEFIGSLSVISDFLAHKSKA; the protein is encoded by the coding sequence ATGCTTACATTTTCGTTGGTTGTTTTAGTATTAGGCGTAGCAGTTGTTTTTTATGGTGTAAGAATTATTTCGCAAACAGATGTAGCGATTGTGGAGCGTTTGGGAAAATTTCACAGAGTCTTAGAGGGAGGATTTCATATTATTATCCCTGTGATTGATCGCATCAGTGCAAAAGTAACCGTGCGAGAGCAAATCATTGACATTAAGCGTCAGCAAGTAATTACAAAAGATAATGTGAATATCAATATTGATGGGATTGTCTTTTTGAAAGTCTTTGATGCTAAGGCAGCAGTGTATAGTGTGAGTGATTACAAACAAGCAATTGCGAATCTTGCAACAACAACTCTTCGAGGGGAAATAGGGAGAATCAGCCTTGATGATTCGCTCTCTAGCCGCGATCAGCTTAACGCCGCACTACAAGTTGCGCTCGGTGATGCAGCGAATAACTGGGGTGTAAAAATTATGCGTGTGGAGATTAGCGATATTTCTGTGCCAAATGATATTGAGAAGGCAATGAATCTCCAAATGAAAGCAGAGCGAGAAAAACGAGCGATTGAGCTTAAGGCTCAAGCTGAAAAGGAAGCTTTGATCCGTAATGCAGAAGCCCTCAAACAAGAGAAAGTTTTGCAAGCTGAAGCGATTGAAAGAATGGCTGATGCGAGGAAATATGAGCAAATTGCACTTGCGCAAGGTCAAAGTGATGCGATGCAATTGATTGCTATGCAAATGGAGAAAAGCGCGCTTTCAGCGGAGTTTTTACTTGCTAAAGAGCGGATTCTCGCGTTTAATGAAATGGCAAAGAATCCAAGCAAAGATAAGGTTATCGTGCCTTATGAAGTCAATGAATTTATCGGTAGCTTGAGTGTGATTAGTGATTTTCTGGCGCATAAATCAAAAGCCTAG